One stretch of Streptomyces sp. 135 DNA includes these proteins:
- a CDS encoding response regulator, with protein MNAEPRSDHHASILLVDDMEDNLLALEAILTSLNEPLVRARSGEEAMKAILRQRFAVILLDVRMPGMDGFETASNIKRLDQTKDVPIIFLTGTDHDAGYAFRGYATGAADFLTKPFDPWVLRAKVSVFLELHRKTRQLERILAREQLQFDELAARLSAIEAHMAASSLNDVLELRHHVKHMEELVREMRHGRSR; from the coding sequence ATGAACGCAGAGCCCCGCAGCGACCACCACGCGAGCATCCTCCTCGTCGACGACATGGAGGACAATCTGTTGGCACTCGAAGCGATCCTGACGTCCCTGAACGAGCCGCTGGTACGCGCCCGTTCGGGAGAGGAGGCGATGAAGGCGATCCTGCGGCAGCGGTTCGCCGTGATCCTCCTCGACGTCCGGATGCCGGGCATGGACGGTTTCGAGACGGCGTCGAACATCAAACGCCTCGACCAGACCAAGGACGTGCCCATCATCTTCCTGACGGGCACCGACCACGACGCCGGCTACGCCTTCCGGGGGTACGCGACGGGCGCGGCCGACTTCCTCACCAAACCGTTCGACCCGTGGGTCCTGCGCGCCAAGGTCAGTGTCTTCCTCGAACTGCACAGGAAGACCCGGCAGTTGGAGCGGATACTCGCCCGCGAGCAGCTCCAGTTCGACGAGCTTGCCGCGCGCCTGTCCGCGATCGAGGCCCACATGGCGGCGAGCAGCCTGAACGACGTCCTGGAGCTGCGCCACCATGTGAAGCACATGGAGGAACTGGTGCGGGAGATGCGTCACGGACGGAGCCGCTAG